Proteins encoded in a region of the Anopheles aquasalis chromosome 2, idAnoAquaMG_Q_19, whole genome shotgun sequence genome:
- the LOC126579428 gene encoding ADP-ribosylation factor 2, whose amino-acid sequence MGLTISSVLTRLFGKKQMRILMVGLDAAGKTTILYKLKLGEIVTTIPTIGFNVETVEYKNICFTVWDVGGQDKIRPLWRHYFQNTQGLIFVVDSNDRERIVEAEKELHSMLQEDELRDAVLLVFANKQDLPNAMTAAELTDKLHLNQLRNRHWYIQATCATQGHGLYEGLDWLSNELAKK is encoded by the exons ATGGGATTGACGATCTCCAGCGTGTTGACCAGGCTGTTTGGGAAGAAACAGATGCGCATCCTGATGG TGGGACTCGATGCCGCCGGTAAGACAACGATCCTGTACAAACTGAAGCTGGGAGAAATCGTCACCACCATACCGACCATCGGCTTTAACGTCGAAACGGTCGAGTACAAGAACATCTGCTTCACCGTGTGGGACGTGGGCGGCCAGGACAAGATTCGGCCCCTGTGGCGCCACTACTTCCAGAATACGCAAGGGCTCATCTTCGTGGTCGACTCGAACGATCGGGAGCGTATCGTGGAGGCGGAAAAGGAACTGCACAGCATGCTGCAAGAGGACGAACTGCGGGACGCGGTACTGCTCGTCTTCGCTAACAAACAAGATCTGCCGAATGCGATGACGGCCGCCGAGCTAACCGACAAACTGCACCTCAACCAACTCCGAAACAGACAC TGGTACATTCAAGCAACCTGCGCCACCCAAGGCCACGGTCTGTACGAAGGATTAGACTGGCTGTCGAACGAACTGGCCAAAAAGTGA
- the LOC126569998 gene encoding uncharacterized protein LOC126569998: protein MSDDDDCPPLCEMDTVDSNGEDDDWEVAEEQNEPVKCLFCETVSPTMTVAIRHAKQQHDFDLAGIRRKFHLDEYSYIKMINYIRRERPKPDQFKKDPGSSVLPWADDKYLKPVANETWLMFDLDELDEIMVSNGGGGVTGASGNGVSGEKENGNDIGETMTLTTDQYRKLHGIINDLTAQLREKENLLQHAASSIEKMKASFRNVIAEQQQPDTQGTDTGEGGDKKLQQIKNKLQHCVSSVSVDDDQSYFNTYSHFGIHHDMLSDEVRTSSYRDAILRNADIIKDKTVLDLGCGTAILSMFASKAGAKEVISVDQSDIIYQAMDIVRKNNIENIRFVKGRLEDTELPVEKVDIIVSEWMGYFLLFEGMMDSVIYARKQCLREGGLILPNRCNISIAGYGDLERHNEFIGFWKNVYGFDMSCMKKEVLREATVEVCKPEHIITNANIIANFDLMEVDVDCPNFSYNFELTVKRDAQLTALIGYFDTFFELPEHVEFSTSPYTRPTHWKQTIFYLEEPVPVKEGQSIVGKFVCRRDAKDVRSLFVEIELLNMVLKYTLN from the exons atgagcgacgacgatg aTTGCCCACCACTCTGCGAGATGGACACGGTCGACTCGAACGGTGAAGATGACGACTGGGAAGTGGCCGAGGAGCAGAATGAGCCGGTAAAGTGTTTGTTCTGCGAAACGGTGTCCCCCACGATGACCGTAGCCATAAGGCatgccaaacagcagcacgattTCGATTTGGCCGGCATACGGCGCAAGTTCCATCTGGATGAGTATTCGTACATCAAAATGATTAACTACATTCGGCGGGAGCGACCAAAGCCGGACCAGTTTAAAAAGGATCCGGGCAGCAGTGTCCTACCGTGGGCTGACGATAAGTATCTGAAACCAGTGGCCAACGAAACGTGGTTAATGTTCGATCTGGATGAACTGGATGAAATTATGGTaagcaatggtggtggtggtgttactGGTGCCAGTGGCAATGGTGTTTCGggcgagaaagaaaacggCAACGATATCGGTGAAACGATGACACTAACCACGGATCAGTACCGGAAACTGCATGGTATCATCAACGACTTGACCGCGCAGCTTCGCGAGAAGGAAAATCTGCTCCAGCAtgccgccagcagcatcgagaaGATGAAGGCGAGCTTCCGCAACGTGATcgccgaacagcagcaaccggataCGCAAGGTACCGATACCGGTGAGGGTGGCGATAAGAAATTGCagcaaattaaaaacaaactgcAGCACTGTGTTAGCAGCGTGTCGGTGGATGACGATCAGAGCTATTTCAATACCTATTCCCACTTTGGCATTCACCATGACATGTTGAGC GATGAAGTGCGAACATCGAGTTACCGCGACGCGATTCTCCGCAATGCTGACATCATCAAGGACAAAACGGTGCTTGATTTGGGCTGCGGGACGGCAATACTTTCGATGTTCGCTTCAAAAGCCGGCGCTAAGGAGGTGATCTCGGTCGATCAGTCGGACATCATCTACCAGGCGATGGATATCGTGCGCAAGAATAACATCGAGAACATACGATTCGTGAAGGGCAGACTTGAGGACACGGAACTGCCCGTGGAAAAGGTGGACATCATCGTATCGGAGTGGATGGGTTACTTCCTGCTGTTCGAGGGCATGATGGACAGTGTGATCTACGCACGGAAGCAGTGCCTTCGCGAAGGGGGCTTGATTCTGCCGAATCGCTGCAACATTAGCATCGCCGGTTATGGCGATCTCGAGCGTCACAACGAGTTCATCGGGTTCTGGAAGAACGTGTACGGGTTCGATATGTCCTGCATGAAGAAGGAAGTGTTGCGCGAGGCTACGGTGGAAGTGTGCAAGCCCGagcacatcatcaccaacgcGAACATCATTGCCAACTTCGATCTAATGGAGGTGGACGTTGACTGTCCCAACTTTAGCTACAATTTCGAGCTCACGGTCAAGCGGGATGCGCAGCTGACGGCACTGATTGGGTACTTCGATACGTTCTTCGAACTGCCGGAGCATGTCGAATTTTCTACGTCGCCGTACACGAGGCCCACACACTGGAAACAGACCATTTTCTACCTAGAAGAACCGGTTCCAGTCAAGGAGGGACAATCAATCGTCGGAAAGTTCGTTTGCCGTCGGGATGCCAAGGATGTTCGTTCCTTGTTTGTGGAAATTGAGTTGTTGAATATGGTTCTCAAGTATACACTCAACTAG
- the LOC126579444 gene encoding V-type proton ATPase subunit e 2-like yields the protein MGASALPIIIFSAIFGVIGIVLPIVAPKGPNRGIVQCVLILTAATCWLFWLCCYMAQMNPLIGPKLHQNTILIMAREWGNPLPDMDSYHPEH from the exons ATGGGTGCTTCCGCGCTGCCAATCATCATTTTCTCGGCCATATTCGGCGTTATCGGAATTGTGCTGCCAATCGTAGCACCCAAGGGTCCCAACCGCGG GATTGTCCAGTGTGTGCTTATTCTGACGGCGGCCACCTGCTGGTTATT CTGGCTGTGTTGTTACATGGCCCAGATGAACCCCCTGATCGGACCGAAACTGCACCAAAACACGATTCTGATTATGGCTCGCGAGTGGGGCAACCCATTGCCCGATATGGATAGCTACCATCCGGAGCACTAA
- the LOC126570288 gene encoding probable proline--tRNA ligase, mitochondrial: protein MMNRVSKVFQPALIVPKNATIKHREVTSKSQRLMLEQGLLRQAGNGTFHLLPVLQRAVQKAIDLIDRHMQSVDAQRLTLPSLTPAELWRQSGRLSESDPPTELLQTKDRHGKVQILGPTHEESITALMAAIAPVSYRQFPLRLYQISTKFRDEMKPRFGLMRAKEFLMKDMYTFDVDPHRCRETYEAVNAAYDRLFSEIGIPFVKVAGDSGTMGGSLSHEYHFPSEVGEDELLQCGQCGVRTNSEQLHKICAQCDRCGAEEVTTNASTSSFERQRGIEVGHAFILEDRYTKPLGASCLQPNGKPAPLQMGCYGIGVTRLIAASLEVLSSEKDLRWPLALAPYRVCIVTPKAGSKEESLVGPWVERLYNQLHTTVPGCQGDVIVDDRNQMTIGKRVLDARRMGYPLIVVVGAKAANPAGSELFELHNLLAGTEQDLSYTDLVATVRDILSTRHSQPAASDVKVQLKN from the exons ATGATGAACAGAGTATCGAAAGTGTTCCAACCGGCGCTGATTGTACCGAAAAATGCCACTATCAAACACCGAGAGGTCACATCTAAAAGCCAACGG CTGATGCTCGAGCAGGGCCTTCTACGCCAGGCTGGGAACGGTACCTTCCACCTGCTGCCAGTACTACAGCGTGCGGTCCAGAAAGCGATCGACCTGATCGACCGTCACATGCAATCCGTGGACGCGCAAAGGTTAACTCTCCCCTCGCTAACACCAGCCGAACTGTGGCGCCAAAGTGGTCGCTTAAGCGAGAGCGATCCACCGACGGAACTATTACAAACCAAAGATCGCCACGGAAAGGTGCAAATTTTGGGCCCG ACTCACGAAGAATCCATCACCGCACTTATGGCCGCGATTGCACCGGTCTCCTACCGACAGTTCCCGCTGCGGCTGTATCAGATATCGACCAAATTCCGGGATGAAATGAAGCCCCGGTTTGGGCTGATGAGGGCGAAAGAATTCCTCATGAAAGATATGTACACGTTCGATGTCGATCCGCACCGTTGCCGGGAAACGTACGAAGCGGTGAACGCGGCCTACGATCGGTTGTTCAGCGAAATCGGTATCCCGTTCGTGAAGGTAGCCGGAGATAGTGGAACCATGGGTGGTTCGCTATCCCATGAGTATCACTTTCCCAGTGAGGTCGGCGAGGATGAACTGTTGCAATGCGGCCAGTGCGGTGTGCGTACCAATTCGGAACAGCTGCACAAGATATGCGCCCAGTGTGATCGATGTGGTGCAGAAGAGGTTACAACGAATGCCAGTACTTCCTCCTTTGAACGACAACGAGGAATCGAGGTCGGGCACGCATTCATACTGGAAGATCGCTATACGAAACCGTTGGGAGCGAGCTGCTTACAACCGAACGGGAAACCAGCTCCACTGCAGATGGGTTGCTACGGTATCGGTGTAACGCGGTTGATTGCGGCCTCACTGGAAGTACTTTCGAGTGAAAAAGACTTAAGGTGGCCACTCGCACTCGCCCCGTACCGTGTGTGCATAGTGACACCGAAAGCGGGCAGTAAAGAGGAATCACTGGTGGGTCCCTGGGTCGAACGGTTGTACAACCAGCTGCACACGACTGTACCAGGATGCCAGGGGGACGTTATCGTCGATGACCGGAATCAGATGACGATTGGCAAACGTGTGCTAGATGCGCGACGCATGGGTTATCCGCTGATAGTCGTAGTTGGAGCCAAAGCGGCCAATCCGGCTGGCAGTGAGCTGTTCGAACTGCACAATCTACTCGCCGGCACAGAGCAGGACCTTTCCTACACCGACCTAGTGGCCACCGTCAGAGACATTCTTTCAACACggcacagccagccagccgccagTGATGTAAAGGTGCAATTGAAGAATTAA
- the LOC126572383 gene encoding 60S acidic ribosomal protein P0 codes for MGREDKATWKSNYFLKVVQLLDEYPKCFIVGADNVGSRQMQTIRMSLRGSAIVLMGKNTMMRKAIRGHLENNQSLEKLLAHIKGNVGFVFTKGDLADIRDKLTESKVRAPARAGAIAPLEVIIPAQNTGLGPEKTSFFQALSIPTKISKGTIEIINDVPILKPGDKVGASEATLLNMLNISPFSYGLQIQQVFDSGSIFSPEILDIKPEDLRAKFQAGVANLAAVSLSIGYPTLASVPHSIANGFRNLLAIAAVTEVEFKEAETVKEFIKDPSKFAAANASAAPAAAAASAAPAAKAEEKEESEDEDEDMGFGLFD; via the exons ATGGGTAGGGAGGACAAAGCCACCTGGAAATCCAACTATTTCCTGAAAGTCGTG CAACTGCTCGACGAATACCCAAAGTGTTTCATCGTCGGTGCTGACAATGTCGGTTCCCGGCAGATGCAAACCATCCGTATGTCGCTCCGCGGCTCGGCCATCGTGCTCATGGGTAAGAACACCATGATGCGCAAGGCCATCCGTGGGCATCTGGAGAACAACCAGAGCTTGGAGAAGCTGCTCGCCCACATCAAGGGCAACGTTGGCTTCGTGTTCACCAAGGGCGATCTGGCCGATATCCGCGACAAGCTGACCGAGAGCAAGGTGCGCGCCCCAGCCCGTGCCGGTGCCATCGCTCCGCTGGAGGTCATCATTCCGGCCCAGAACACCGGTCTTGGTCCCGAGAAGACCTCTTTCTTCCAGGCTCTGTCGATCCCGACCAAGATTTCGAAGGGTACGATTGAAATCATCAACGATGTGCCCATCCTGAAGCCGGGAGACAAAGTGGGCGCTTCCGAGGCAACGCTGCTGAACATGCTGAACATCTCGCCGTTCTCGTACGGTCTGCAGATCCAGCAGGTGTTCGATTCGGGCTCAATCTTCTCGCCCGAGATCCTCGACATCAAGCCGGAGGACCTGCGCGCCAAGTTCCAGGCTGGAGTCGCCAATCTGGCCGCCGTCTCGCTGTCGATCGGATACCCGACGCTGGCTTCCGTGCCGCACAGCATTGCCAACGGTTTCCGCAACCTGCTGGCCATTGCCGCCGTCACCGAGGTTGAGTTCAAGGAAGCCGAAACGGTCAAGGAGTTCATCAAGGACCCGAGCAAGTTTGCGGCCGCCAATGCCTCCGCGGcaccggccgctgccgccgcttcTGCTGCCCCGGCTGCCAAGgccgaggagaaggaagagtccgaggatgaggacgaggacatGGGCTTCGGTCTGTTCGATTAA
- the LOC126570289 gene encoding protein ARV1, producing MTLGLPRPLQGYFELLRHRPGEQKYVCITCGRPVTGLYRRISSTVLKIIDCEKCNNPADKYIEFEVLIILIDLMLLSKPAYRHILYNSDCKNLWKIGCILILLEAYCFWTDAFRGITNISYRSHVNDPFLSEKGFYLSAIHFLTGFLLLYGFLYLFNRLLTPGPPERHSTSTGDGKSYPRLLLHGVILASIGKFLFIPIIIWRESSTETSMAIHIVLVLLYFVISLVQIHSVISDCSRSRSCVIVLLAFIVKAYFLTRVSTVLQELV from the exons ATGACTTTAGGATTGCCGCGTCCACTGCAGGGCTACTTCGAGCTGTTGCGACACCGACCCGGAGAGCAAAAGTATGTTTGCATTACCTGTGGCCGGCCCGTGACGGGTTTGTATCGGCGGATAAGCTCTACAGTATTAAAAATTATAGACTGT gaaaaatgtaataatCCCGCTGATAAGTACATCGAATTTGAGGTGCTGATTATTCTGATCGATCTGATGCTACTTTCTAAGCCAGCGTACCGGCACATCCTGTACAATTCCGACTGTAAA AATCTATGGAAAATCGGATGTATACTGATATTGCTCGAGGCATACTGTTTTTGGACGGACGCGTTCCGCGGTATCACCAACATCAGCTACCGATCGCACGTGAACGACCCGTTTCTATCCGAGAAAGGTTTCTACCTTTCCGCGATCCACTTCCTAACCgggttcctgctgctgtacggTTTTCTGTATCTCTTCAATCGACTGCTAACTCCTGGTCCGCCGGAACGCCACTCGACGTCGACCGGTGATGGTAAAAGCTACCCCCGGTTGCTACTGCACGGTGTCATACTGGCCAGCATCGGCAAGTTTCTCTTCATTCCGATCATCATCTGGCGCGAAAGTTCGACGGAAACGTCCATGGCAATCCACatcgtgctggtgttgctgtacTTTGTGATATCCCTCGTACAGATACACTCGGTCATCAGTGactgttcgcgatcgcgctcgtgCGTGATCGTACTTTTAGCATTTATTGTAAAAGCCTATTTTCTTACCCGAGTCAGTACGGTACTGCAGGAGCTCGTCTAG
- the LOC126570287 gene encoding leucine-rich repeat protein 1: MKLICETCTINRTVSGGKRVFLKTILAIGKGSERKADETKIMLITTSNKTGTKYPVLNNIGKIFTRFLEEGKATISFLAPEHDVQIKSDKIQLTAFLKVLKLVLTGGRRGNDGDGQMLSTTETSSPAQPVPLRLPCLTVDSKKASMLGSTNVLSTRCVIKHRKDYPSKGFSRLLVSLQISDIKLCRLDTQIMLLPQLRSLNLSNNSLQQLPRKFGQMRLTDLDLSGNNLQDSAEGWQWLLEPNIQSTLQTLNISGNGLSFLPINLIYARSLVTLMADNNLIQKIPFALWKMQRLRELSLANNHITAIPETLRRMRLQRLDLSANELSEKEATVPDLRLPETATKVGQPSSLFESAARVVIQRKIPYWLPGIVPFTIVETLHRTPLCGCGQPCFESKVYERAKVIMLNCKHIILNANHKLYADCVFCSLKCSRKV; encoded by the coding sequence atgaaattaatttgcgAAACCTGTACCATCAACCGGACCGTAAGTGGCGGCAAGCGGGTGTTCCTCAAGACGATACTGGCGATCGGCAAGGGGTCCGAACGGAAGGCGGACGAAACGAAGATCATGCTCATCACGACCAGCAACAAAACCGGCACCAAATATCCGGTGCTAAACAACATTGGCAAAATATTCACCCGCTTCCTCGAGGAGGGCAAGGCCACGATTTCCTTCCTTGCGCCCGAACACGATGTGCAGATCAAGAGCGACAAGATCCAGTTGACCGCATTTCTGAAGGTGCTTAAACTCGTCCTTACTGGCGGTCGCCGtggcaacgatggcgatggccaaaTGCTCTCTACGACGGAGACGTCGTCGCCTGCTCAACCGGTTCCACTTCGGCTGCCCTGTCTGACGGTGGATAGCAAGAAGGCGTCCATGCTAGGGTCCACCAATGTCCTTAGCACACGGTGTGTGATCAAGCACCGCAAGGACTATCCATCGAAGGGCTTCTCCCGGCTGCTCGTGTCACTACAGATATCGGACATTAAGCTCTGCCGTCTCGACACCCAGATAATGCTACTGCCACAGCTTCGATCGCTTAATCTGTCCAACAACAGCTTGCAGCAGCTGCCCCGAAAGTTTGGCCAAATGCGTCTCACCGATCTCGATCTGTCGGGTAATAACCTACAGGACAGTGCTGAAGGCTGGCAGTGGTTACTAGAACCCAACATACAATCCACCCTACAAACGCTCAACATCTCCGGCAACGGGCTCTCGTTCCTACCGATCAACCTCATCTACGCCCGTTCGCTCGTGACGCTGATGGCCGACAATAATCTCATCCAGAAGATTCCGTTCGCGCTGTGGAAAATGCAGCGTCTTCGGGAACTTTCGTTGGCCAACAACCACATCACGGCCATCCCCGAAACGCTGCGACGAATGCGGCTGCAAAGGTTGGATTTATCGGCCAACGAGCTGTCTGAAAAGGAGGCTACCGTACCGGATCTGAGGCTGCCGGAAACGGCCACCAAAGTCGGACAACCGTCGAGCCTGTTCGAATCCGCGGCCCGGGTGGTAATCCAGCGAAAGATACCCTACTGGCTACCCGGGATCGTGCCGTTTACTATCGTGGAGACACTGCACCGCACACCACTCTGCGGCTGCGGTCAACCGTGCTTCGAATCCAAAGTTTACGAGCGTGCCAAGGTGATAATGCTCAACTGTAAGCACATAATTCTCAACGCGAACCATAAGCTGTACGCCGACTGTGTCTTTTGTAGCCTAAAGTGTTCCCGAAAAGTTTGA
- the LOC126579412 gene encoding uncharacterized protein LOC126579412, giving the protein MELIKTEKGIAVHDVTNGIYSHVGVEKEIRRLVAAGVQVKQAGANEIVLDWSFGGIYLQCGHTRHYLWPITCRIVGTDVFFEAGFFLGQIPFRDSLQWFFEEAARICYTGITFEGEKVPLSFRTEIVDRQARKVVSGLPYNICPFGCQERDGKVQQKMLYPISLQEIDLATHLQVDCIGANVFVCEPLDFIYGGIFLEFFKQFKERTKYYPKLSTFKKLVAMLPVEIDKGTFSDIRQIDKSHNELIFFTAILSFKHIFISQHYNLFLEFWTAIFILSDDRHKDYIHEARVLLASFVEQFWNLFQDTYLDKDKQIPGTTQQWHMLLHLADEVFVKGNLRQNSSAPYKKRILKWMEFAQNLTMEQILENIVDASTTSTPDMNSTGAEVVSLKEVQIGHLRVNVGSRFDRWLLTSNHELVEAKMVDQTKQIIVAQKAAKSTCETVTFGCLNHTPIWEKLSIFHYDTSQVPVENVLVHLRTEEVLCKMVRLSYCNETIFYPLFSS; this is encoded by the exons ATGGAGCtgataaaaacggaaaaaggcaTTGCAGTTCATGATGTTACTAATGGAATTTACAGCCATGTAGGTGTAG AGAAGGAAATCCGGCGCCTCGTAGCAGCCGGAGTGCAAGTGAAGCAGGCAGGAGCAAACGAAATTGTGCTAGATTGGTCGTTTGGTGGCATTTACCTTCAATGCGGCCACACACGGCATTATCTATGGCCCATTACTTGTCGCATAGTCGGCACAGACGTGTTCTTCGAAGCAGGCTTTTTCCTGGGCCAAATCCCATTTCGAGACTCGTTGCAGTGGTTTTTTGAAGAAGCTGCAAGAATATGCTACACAGGAATAACGTTCGAAGGCGAGAAAGTGCCTCTTTCTTTTCGCACCGAGATTGTAGATCGTCAAGCGCGAAAGGTGGTGTCAG GCCTCCCGTACAATATTTGTCCATTTGGTTGTCAGGAGAGGGACGGGAAGGTACAACAGAAAATGTTGTACCCTATTTCATTACAGGAGATTGATTTGGCAACTCACTTGCAAGTAGATTGCATTGGGGCAaacgtgtttgtttgcgaacCATTGGATTTCATTTATGGTGGtatttttttggaatttttcaaacagtttAAAGAACGAACAAAGTATTACCCAAAACTGAGTACATTTAAAAAACTTGTAGCAATGCTTCCTGTCGAAATAGATAAGGGCACTTTTTCAGATATCCGTCAGATTGATAAAAGTCATAACGAGCTAATTTTTTTTACGGCAATTTTGTCGTTTAAACACATTTTTATAAGCCAGCactataatttatttttagaattttGGACCGCGATATTTATTCTGTCTGACGATAGACACAAGGATTACATTCACGAGGCCCGGGTTTTGTTGGCCAGCTTTGTTGAACAATTTTGGAATTTGTTTCAAGACACATACCTCGACAAGGACAAACAAATTCCTGGGACAACACAACAATGGCATATGTTACTTCATTTGGCCGACGAAGTATTTGTAAAAGGAAACTTACGGCAAAATTCAAGTGCGCCATACAAGAAGCGAATTCTCAAATGGATGGAATTCGCGCAAAACTTAACAATGGAACAAATCCTCGAAAACATAGTAGACGCAAGCACAACTAGCACACCGGATATGAATTCAACCGGAGCTGAAGTAGTTTCGCTCAAAGAAGTACAAATCGGCCACCTTCGCGTAAATGTAGGGAGTAGATTTGATCGTTGGTTGCTGACTTCTAACCACGAGTTGGTCGAGGCGAAAATGGTAGACCAAACAAAGCAGATCATTGTTGCTCAAAAAGCTGCGAAATCCACTTGTGAAACAGTCACCTTTGGTTGCTTAAATCATACTCCGATATGGGAAAAACTATCGATTTTCCACTATGACACTAGCCAAGTTCCGGTGGAAAACGTTCTGGTACATTTACGCACGGAAGAAGTGTTATGCAAAATGGTACGATTGTCATATTGTAATGAGACTATCTTTTACCCATTGTTTAGTAgttag